TTTGATTCTGTTGATGTGCATATGCGCAGTGACGTGCCGGTAGGATCATTTCTATCCGGCGGCATCGACTCGTCCTTAATCGTATCGATCGCCCGTCAGTTTAATCCGAATATTAAAACCTTCTCCGTCGGTTTTGAGCGCGAAGGCTATTCTGAGGTGGATGTAGCCAAGGAAACAGCGGCGGCTCTTAACGTCGAGAACCACGATTATTTAATTACAGCCGATGAGTATGTAAGTAAGCTTCCGAAAATCATGTGGCACATGGACGATCCATTAGCAGATCCAGCCTGTGTCCCGCTTTACTTCGTAGCCCGTGAAGCCCGCAAGCACGTCACGGTTGTGCTTTCCGGGGAAGGCGCGGATGAGCTGTTTGGCGGATATAACATTTACCGCGAGCCGGAATCGTTAAAAGCGTTCCACTCCATGCCGGGGCTTTTGAAAAAAGCCTTACACCAGGTTGCCCGCGTGCTTCCTGAAGGCGTGCGCGGCAAGAGTCTGCTTGAGCGCGGGACAACACCGCTGAAAGACCGCTACATCGGCAATGCAAAAATGTTTGAAGAAGCCGACAAGCAGCGCCTGCTTACGAATTATGCGAAGGAATATCCGTATCAGTCCATTACGAAGCGGATGTACGAAACGGCCCATGAATATCACCCGACTCACCAAATGCAGTACGTGGATATTCATACATGGCTGCGCGGCGACATCTTACTAAAAGCCGATAAAATGACAATGGCCAACTCTCTGGAGCTCCGCGTACCGTTCTTAGATAAAGAAGTCTTTCACGTGGCGCGCGAACTGTCTGTGGGCAGCACCATCGCTGACGGTACAACGAAATCGATCCTTAGAAAAGCCGCCCGCGGCATCGTGCCCGATCACGTGCTTGACCGTAAGAAGCTCGGCTTCCCAGTGCCGATCCGCCACTGGTTAAGAAACGAGCTGTACGACTGGGCGAAGGATCTGATCAACAGCAGCCCGACCGACTACTTGATTAACAAACAATTCGTCCGCGATCTGCTGGAAGCCCACGTACAGCAGCGCGGCGACTACTCCCGCAAGATCTGGACAGTGCTGATGTTCATGATCTGGCACCAAATTTATATCGAAGGCATCTATTCCTTCGATGACCTGCAAAAAGAGGATGAAACAGAAAGTAAAGTCCTTCAGCAGGCAGCGCTTGCGAACTAAATAAAGGAAGAAGCGGGCCTTTCGCCCGTATGGTTCCAAAAGAAAAGAGTCAGCTCCCACGCGCGAGCTGACTCTTTTTATAATTCCATCGTTTCTTTTAAAAGCTGGAGATCCTTTGACACCAGCACCGCATCTAATAAGAAATCTTCCTCTGACACCTCCGGCAGCTGAAACAGCGTAAACATCACTTCACAGCCCAGCCCGTTTGGCACGACCCGCATCGGATTTAAAATCTCCCCGCCTGATCCCATCGTCACATAATGGTCGAGCACGCCATACGAATTTTTTTCAACAAACTGGACCTTCGCCCAGCCATCCTCGGTTTCCACGATCCAGTCGCCGTCTTTTTTTGCGACAGCCAGGCAGAACGACTTCGCCCACGCCGCCAGATTCATAGGCTCATGCACGAAGCGATAGACTTCCTCCATCGGCCGATTTATCGACACACTTACGGTTTTAGATTCATACATAAGCAAGCAACTCCTTCACCCAACTGATACCCTATTTTCTAAGAAAATGATCCTGAAAAATATAAAAAATTGGAAAAAGGAGGATACCCCTTATGCGACCAGACGCTTGCGGTAGTATTTCAGGAAGCCGACAAAGATGAGAATCGACCCGGCGATGTTACACAGCACACGAAAGACGTGCACGACCAGGAACTCCCGAGCGGTTTGTTTTAAAAATTCCACA
This window of the Halobacillus sp. Marseille-Q1614 genome carries:
- the asnB gene encoding asparagine synthase (glutamine-hydrolyzing), with translation MCGFIGILHNQGKLSAQDRQLFVENNNWIKHRGPDDEGYYYDEHIALGFRRLSIIDIESGHQPFMFEDERFWMVFNGEIYNYVELRQQLIEKGYTFNTESDTEVIAVLFQDKKEEAFKDLRGMFSILIWDKQQKELYGARDPFGIKPLYYYETADEIAFASEKKSLSESMNDVSPLALQHYLSYQYVPEPLTMTEGVHKVEPGHYFVKKPNEPLQMERYFHAAFQPTISDEARQIKRIQDVLFDSVDVHMRSDVPVGSFLSGGIDSSLIVSIARQFNPNIKTFSVGFEREGYSEVDVAKETAAALNVENHDYLITADEYVSKLPKIMWHMDDPLADPACVPLYFVAREARKHVTVVLSGEGADELFGGYNIYREPESLKAFHSMPGLLKKALHQVARVLPEGVRGKSLLERGTTPLKDRYIGNAKMFEEADKQRLLTNYAKEYPYQSITKRMYETAHEYHPTHQMQYVDIHTWLRGDILLKADKMTMANSLELRVPFLDKEVFHVARELSVGSTIADGTTKSILRKAARGIVPDHVLDRKKLGFPVPIRHWLRNELYDWAKDLINSSPTDYLINKQFVRDLLEAHVQQRGDYSRKIWTVLMFMIWHQIYIEGIYSFDDLQKEDETESKVLQQAALAN
- a CDS encoding SRPBCC family protein, whose protein sequence is MYESKTVSVSINRPMEEVYRFVHEPMNLAAWAKSFCLAVAKKDGDWIVETEDGWAKVQFVEKNSYGVLDHYVTMGSGGEILNPMRVVPNGLGCEVMFTLFQLPEVSEEDFLLDAVLVSKDLQLLKETMEL